From the genome of Terriglobales bacterium:
GACGATGTGTACAGGTAGCGCTCGACCTGAGCTTCGCGCGCGGCCTCTAGCGTGTGGAAGTTGATGAGCGTGTTGTTGTGCAGGATCTCGGAGTGATGGCAGGAGATGAAGCCCATGCCACCCATGTCGGCGGCGAGGGCGTAAACCTGGTGCATGCCGGCGACGGCGCGCCGGCAGTTCTCCCAGCGACGCAGGTCGAGCAGGAGGAATTCGTGCGCGTCGGAGGCGCTGAATTCGGGCAGCTTCCGATCAACGCCGCGGACCCAGTATCCCTGGCGGCGAAGGAAGGTAACGAGGTGATGTCCGATGAACCCGCCCGCGCCGGTGACCAGGACCTTTTTCTGCGACAACACGTTTCTCCCGAATTTTTCAGAGTTGATGCTCGTGCATTATAGCGTGGAACACAATCGCGCGTGCCGGGTGGAAAGCACCGAGTAACCAGCTAAGGTGGCGGGCCGCGAAATCGGCACCGAGTACCGAGTGGCGAGTAGCGAGTTGAGGCGCGCGGCTTCGTCGCAGCATTTTTTTGAAATCGGGCGCCAGGCAGGCGACCTTGCGTCGCAGGAACGGCGCCGGCGGCGCTGGGACCCGCCGGCCGCAAAAAACGCGGCCTCAGGATGACTCGGAGAGGAAGGATGTTTCCGAGTCAACCACCTCGCGCAGGCGGGGGTAGGTCTCGATGAGCGTGGCGGGAGCTTTGACGGGGCGCTGGCCGAGCATGCGTTTGAGCTCGACGGCGTTGGCGGCGGCTTTGCCCTTGTAGTGGTTGTTGGTGACGACAAAGGTCTTCTCGGCTTTTTCGGCGACCTGATCGATTCGCCCTTTCCACCATTGTAGTTCGTCAGCGGTGTAGAGGTAGTCGTAGCGGTCGTGGGGGCGCTCGGCGGTGAACCACTGGTCGTAGCGGCGTCCGTGGAGGCGCACGTATCCCACGGGTGAAGTGACGTGCGCGGTGGGGCGCAACGAGCGGCCGAGGATGGGCTGATCGATGTTGCAGAAGCCGACGCCCTGTTCGGCGAAGGCGCGCAGCGTCTGCTGGTCGTTCCAGGTGGCGTGGCGGATTTCGACCACTCGCGGGTATTCGCGAAAGCGCTCCAGGAGGGACGCGAGGTAGGCGCGGTTTTCCTCGGTGTTCTTGAACGAAACGGGAAACTGGATGAGCAGAGCGCCGAGTTTATTTTCGGCGGCGATGGAGTCGAGGCCGGCCTTGGCGAGCGATTCGTCTTCGGGATTGGGCTTGATGGTGGCGGCGGAAGTGGATTCGACGACCGCGACCGGCGAGTGGGTGAAGGCGCGGTTGAGCTTGGCGGTGAAGAGGAATTCCGGATTCACTTCGGCGGCGCGGGACCACTGGCGGCCAAGGCCGGGCTTGATGTGTCCGTAGAACGATGTGTTGATCTCGATCAGGTCGAAGTATTGCGCGAGAAAAGCGACGGGATGCTGGCGGCGCTTCAGTCCCTTTGGGTAGACGGTCCCTTCCCAGTCTTGGTAGGACCAGCCAGCGGGACCGATGCGGATTGGCTCGGGCGGCGCCATCACAAGTCAAAGTCAAAAGCAGCCCGCCAGGGACACGAAGGTCGCACGAGGGGCACGAAGGAAACCACGTCAGAAGAATACCGCGACGACGCGGAAGCCGCCGTTGCCGCCGGGCGTGGGCTGGAGCGGGCAGGCGCGGAGGGCGACGGCGTCGAGGTCGCGACGGCGGGCGTCGGTGAGCATGGGCTCGGGGAGGTCGTCGGTGTTCCAGATGGTGAAGACGACGGCGGTCTGGCTGGTGGCGAAGCGGGTGATGAGCAGCTGCGGCGTGACGTCGGGAGCGCACGCCATTTCGTTGAGGCGGTCGAGGGTGACGACGCGCGCGGGGCCGCGTTTGGCGGCGGCGCGGGCGCGCTGAAACGTGCGCAGGACGGCCTGCTCGGCCTGGGCGGGCGTCATGTCGTCGTATATGCGGGCGAAATCCTCCGTGACATAGACGTAGTTGCCGCGGCGGACGACGCCGATGCCGACGGCGTTGTAGCGCGCGTCGAGGATGTTGGCGCGATGCGGAGGCGACGCCATGAGCGACTGGTGGGCGTTGTCGGCGGGATCGCCGCCTTCGGAGCTGCGGGAAACGTTTTCGCCGAGCGAGTCGAAGCGCAGGCCGGTCCGCGCGACGCGGGCGCCGAGCTCCGGCTCGCCGCTGACGCGATGGGTGAGCTGTTTCGCGTCGGCCATGGCGGTGCTGTGATCGCGAGCGGCGCGGGCCAGGTCGTCGTTGGCGCGAACGGCGGGCAAGCCGCGCCTGGTGCGCTCCTGATTGACCAGGCGCACCAGGTCGGCGACAACGCGAGATTCTTCGCCGGAGGGCCCGGATGATGCGGGCAGCAGGGGCGTGAGCGCGGAGATGAGGCAGAGGGTTAGGGCCTGGCGTTGAACGGCGCGGAGCATCGGGTGGTCAGACACCGTAAACCAGTATAGGAGAGCGCGGGTTGCGCACGTTAGTGTCGCGGCAGCGCGAAGGGCACGGTGGTGCGCACGTCTGGGGCCGCCCACCCTTCGCGCAAAGGAAGGCGAAAGCGTGGGGCGCCCGCCGCTACATTGTGCGGGGCCGGGTGGTCCAAGACCCGGCCGTGGGCGGCCCGCTTCCATCGGGTCTCGCGGCCTACTGCGGGGCGCGGCGGGCCTTGAGGTCGGCGAGGAGGCGGTCGATTTCCTGCTCGCGCTCGAGGCGGGCGAACTTGTCGTCAATGTTGTCGCCCAGCAGTTCGGCGTGGGCCTGCGCGACCGCTTCCTGCTTCAGGACCTTGTGCTTCATGCGGTCAAAGGTTGAGCCTTTGTCCTCGGTGGCGGCCTGCTGCGCCTGGTTGGCGCGCGTGGCCACGCGCGAGCGCCGGTGCTGCGCGATGAGCAGCTCGCTCTTGCCGCGGGCTTCGGCGAGTTTCTGCTCGAGCTTGGAGAGCGCCGACTTCAGGCCCTCGACCTGGGCCTTCTGGTCGGCGATCTGCTCGCGGAAGCTCTCCTGCATCTGCTGGTAGCTCATGGAGCGCTGGAGGGCGGCGCGGGCGAGGTCGTCCTGTTTTTTGTCGACGGCGAGCTCGGCGCGGCGCATCCAGTCGGCGGCTCGCTCCTCGTTTTCTTTGGCTTTTTTCTCCAGCAGGTGCTGGTCGGCGATGGCGATGGCAACCTGCGTCTTGACCTGGAGGAGCTGGTTCTGCATGTCGAGGATGACCTGCTTGATCATCTTCTCGGGGTCTTCGGCCTTGTCGATCAGGTCGTTGAGATTGGCGCGGACAAGAGTTGATACGCGTTCAAGGAGTGCCATGGGACACCTCAGTTTCCGGTTTCTAGTTTCGAGTTCTTGTTTCCTGTTGTTCGTTTCCTGTTCCGAAGAAGTCAAAAGCGTTGCGCGTTGCGCGTTTCCGGAGAAAGTCAAAATTAAAACCGTTCATAGCTGGCCGCGGTGTTCGAGGCGTTTGTAATAAACGAGCGAATGGACGATGGGAACGCCGCCGGCAAGCATGAGCACGACGAGCGGCGCCCAGAAGTTGCGGATGATGAGCGTGAGCAGCAGGCCCACGATGCCGCCGGCGATGAACCATTTGGCGGCGAAGACATGGGTGGCGTGCCACACCTCCTCGCTGGCCAGAGTCCAGGGTGTGCGAATGCCGACGTAGAAGTTGCGGCGCAGGCGCGGCAGGAAGGCGCCGAGCACGGCGAAGAGTCCGCAAACGGCCCCGGTGATTGCCATGTTCATGTTGAGGTGACGGCCGGTGGCAGCGGTGAGGATGAGCGCGTGAATCGCCGCGAGAAAGCCGAGGACGACGAGCAGCACCTGGAGGTAAACGGCGCCGTTGGCGCGTCCGTTGACTTCGAACTTGCGCGGCGAGAGCCAGGGCAGCGCAGCGAAGAGCAGCGTCATGGCGGCCATGATGGCGGGCACGAAGAGCGCGGCGAAGAGCCGGCTGCCGTATCCGTTGACTTGACCCTGCGCGTTCCAATGCATGGGCACCCGCTCGGGCAGCGAGGAATAGAGCACGACGCTGGAGGCGAGGGCGACGAGGACGAAAACGGCGGCGAAGACGTAGTAACGCGTTTTCATGATTGACGTCCTTCCACGAACCACTTCAGGTAGAGCACGCCGGCGGCGTTGGTGATGAGCATGGCGGCGATGGCGGCCAGCGCCGGGACCTTGCCGGCGAACATGCCCACCGCGGCGGCGACGGCGACGGCCAGGATGAGGATTCGGATTGTGAGTTTGGTGGTCATTGCGTTCTCGCTTTGCGGGCGGGGCTGAAGCCCCGGGTTGTTTCCTCCTTTATTCACCGGGTTGGAGCCGGGTGCTGCCACCCGTTCCCCCATCTGGCCAACTGCGGGCCAGATGTGGGGCACCGTCGAGGTCCGTGGTCTGGCGCCGGCGGGCGAGGTCGCCCGCCGCTACACGGTCGAGTGGTCTCATCACGCGCCTGCCTTCGCGCCGCCGCTGTCGCCGGGGCGCGGACCCTTGTCGCCGATCTGGCGGACTTTGCCGAGGAGTTCGGACATCTGCATGCCGGAAAGGGCCTCGAACAGGGCCGGGACCTGCGCGGCGATCCTGGCCATGTCGCCGGTGATCTTGTGAGCGCCGGCGGCGCCGTTTTCGCCGGTGGAGACGATGGTGATCTTGTCCACGTTGGCGAGCGGCGACGACATGGCGCGCACGACCTCGGGCAAGCCGGTGATGAGCTTGTCCACGACGGCGGCCTGGTTGTACTCCTGGTAGGCCTCGGCCTTGACGTTCATCGCCCTGGCTTCGGCTTCGCCCTTCTTGAAGATGATTTCGGCTTCGGCCTCGCCGGTGGCGCGGGTGGCGCTGGCGCGGCCTTCGGCTTCGATCATGAGGCGCTGCTTTTCAGCGGCGGCGAGCTGCTCGATGCGCGCGCGCTCGACCTCGGCGGCCTTGAGGACGCTGGCGATCAGCTCCTTTTCGTGGCGCAGGATTTCCGCTTCCTGCACCTTGATCTGCTGCTCTTTCTCCACCTGCTGCACGCGGACGGCTTCGGCGGTGACCTGCTGCTGCATGATGTTGGCCTGGATCTCGTAGGCCTTGTCGGCCGTGGCCTGCTTTTTCCTGGTGGCTTCCTGGTATTCGGCGCGATTGATCTCCAAATCGCGCTGCGCCTGGGCCTGCTTGGACATGGAAATGGTTTCGGCGAGGACGCGCTCCTGGTCGGCTTGCGCCTTGGCGATGGCGGCTTCGCGCTGGGCGAGAGCGCGCCTGATGGCGGTGTCGCGCTCGGCTTCGGCGGCGGCGACGTCGGCGTCGCGCTTGATGCGGGCGACGTCGGGGCGTCCCATGTTGGTGATGTACTCGTTCTTGTCGCGGACCTCCTTAATGGTGAAGGAAACGACCTCGAGGCCCATCTTGTTCATGTCGTCGGCGCAGGTGGAGCGCATGCGCTCGGCGACCATCTCGGGTTGCTTCACGATTTCTTCCACCGTGAGCTGGCCGATGATGCCGCGCAGGTGGCCTTCCATCACCAGGCGGATGAGGCCTTCGCGCTCCTGCGGCGGCTTGGTGAGGAACTGCTCGGCCGCGGTGAGGATGGATTCCTTGTCGGACTTGACTTTTATTTGAGCGACGGCCTCGACGGTGACGGCCACGCCCTGGCGGGTGTACAGGTCCTGCTGCGGCGCGACGTCGAACGACATCAGTTCGAGCGAGAGGTCGCGGCAGGTCTCAACCATGGGGAAGATGACCGTGCCGCCACCCGACACGATGCGCGTGCCGCGAAATCCGTAGACGACCAGCGCCTGGTGCGGGCCGGCTTTGCGGTAGAGCTGCGTGAGCACGATCATCAGCGTGAACGTGCCGAAGATCAGCAGCGCGATGACGGTCCATGCTCCAGTTGTGAGTTCCATAAGTCCTCCGTTGAGTTCCCGGTCCTCAGTTCTCGGTCCTCGGGTCCTCAGTTCTCAGTTCTCGGTAAGAAACCGTTTGTGCGGGCTGTTCGCTTGCACCTTTCGCCACAAAGAGCGCGAACGGTTGGGGCAGCCGATTCATCGTTGCTTGCCGACGGGCGAGGGCGCCGGTCGTTACACGGCAAAAAGTTTGGCGGCTCATAGATCCTTCTTCTCTGGCGCGGCGCGGTCGAAGGCGTGTTCGCCGGCCAGTTCTTCCCAGCGGCGGACGTAGGCCAGGCCGCGCTCGTAGCGGGTAATCACGACTTCAGTTCCCTTGGGGATGGCGGCGCCGTCGTCGCTGCGGGCGCCGGAGACGCGGCGCGTGCCGGCCTGGGAGAAGATGATCTCGCCGGTGCCTCCGCCTTCGCGGATGGGCACGTTGACGGTGCCGAGCACGCCGATGCGGTCGTAGTCGGCGGCGTCCAAGGAGCGCTCGCAGGAGAGCAGCTTAACCAGGAACCAGAAGATGATCGAGGCGCCTACCAATCCGCCGAGAACGGCGGCGATGAAGCCGAAGACGACCTGCACGTGTCCGTAGTGGGTAAGCAGGTATCCGGCGCCGCCGAACCAGGCGAGGAAGGCGACGATCGTCGAAAAATTCAGGAACGGAACCTCGGTTTCGGCGTGCGCGCCGTGGGCGTGGACACCCGTGGCGTGCGCATGCACGCCGCCGACGTGCGCATGGCCGTTACCGAAATGCGGCAGGCGCCAGCCGGCGGGAAGGTGCAGGTGGAACTGCATGGCGCCGAGCAGGAACGACAGCATGACCAGCGCGAAGCCGACGATGAAACAGACGAGATAGAAGGAGGCGAAATTCATTGCGAGTCACCTTCCTTTTGTGGTTTCGCGCGGCGCTCCGGACGTAATACGTGCAACAAGCGGTCGACGAGCTCGGGGTTTTCCAGGATGGCGCCGAGCAGGACGATGCACTTGCGCGAATCTTGGTGGCGGGCGACGGCGAGGAGCGCCTGGCAGACTTCGGCGTCTTTGCGGAAGCGCTCGGCGCCGTTGATGAGCCACATGTCGAGCTTGTCTTCGATGGCGCGCAGGTCGGAGATGAGCTCGGTGTGGTAGCCCTCGGGGTCGCTCACCAGGTAGCCGGGGTGCACGTTGAAAAAACGCGCCAGCAGCGTGCGCGACTTGTTGGTGAGGTGCGGGCGCGCGCCGCTCTCGATTTGCGAGAGATAGGACTGGCTGAGGCCCTCGCCGAGGTCGCGCTTGATGGCGCGCACGACCTCCTGCTGGGTCATCTCGCGGTCCATGCCGCGGAGCGTGCCCTCGACGTGGCGGAGGTAGCGGATTTTTTCGCCGAGGTTCATGAGAATCGGCCGGTGGCCGTTGGCCCCGGTGGCACGTTGGCCCCGGTGGCACGTTGGCCCCGGTGTCGCAATTACTAATTGCAATATTAATATTGCAATTTGTGAATCACGTCAAGACCTGGATTTCCCTTCCCTGCTAGCGGTTACCGACGACCTTTGGAAAAAGACCCGGCGCGCGCGAGGTGCTTGACAGAACCGGCCGCAGCGTATATAACCGTTACGTTATATAATCTAGGAGTTATGCACATGACCCAATCGGAGCAACTGGACGCGACGTTTGCGGCGCTGGCCGATCCGACGCGGCGGGCGATCCTGGCGCGGCTGGCGTCGGGCGCGGCGTCGGTCCAGGACCTGGCGAGGCCGTTCGAGATGAGCCAGCCGGCAATCTCCAGGCACCTGAAGGTGCTGGAGAGAGCGGGGCTGATTTCAGCGGGGCGGGAGGCGCAGCGGCGGCCGCGGCGGATCGAGGCCCGGCCGCTGGCGGAGGCGAACCAGTGGCTGGAGAACTATCGGGAGCTGTGGGAGGCGCGCTTCGAGAAACTGGACGCGCTGCTGGACGAAATGAAGCCGGTAAACAAGGGGCCGAAACGGACATTGAAACAAAAAACCGGGCGCGGAGGCGCTGACAAAGGAGAGAAGCAATGAGCAACACGGGAAACCTGAAGGTGGAAGCACGCGGGGACCACGAGGTGGTGTTCACGCGAACGTTCGACGCGCCCGCCGCCCTGGTGTTTGACGCTCACACCAAGCCGGAGCTGGTAAAGCGGTGGATGCTGGGGCCGGAAGGCTGGACGATGCCGGTGTGCGAGATCGATCTGCGGGTGGGCGGAACATACCGGTATGTGTGGCGGCACCCGAAGAAGGGCGAGATGGGGCTGGGGGGCACGTTTCGCGAGATCGCGCGGCCGCACCGCATCGTGCACACAGAAAAGTTCGACCAGCCGTGGTATCCGGGCGAGGCGGTGGTCACGACGTTGTTCGAGGAGCAGGGCGGCAAGACCACGATGACGATGGTCATGTGGCTGGAGTCGAAGGAGGGGCGCGATGGCGTGCTGAAGTCGGGTATGGAGACCGGCATGGAGACCAGCTACCAGCGACTGGATGCGATCGTGGCCGAGCAGCTGGCCGGGAAGAAGTAAGAACTTACCGCGGATTTACGCGGATGAACGCAGATCCAATTCATCAGGGCAGGGCGAAACAGTGCTCTGCCCTTTTTTCATTTCGTGAGTTCCTTGCGGATGGATTGCAGCTCGCGGCGGCGGGCGGCGTCGAGCTTGGGATAGGTGATGTCGAGCCCGGCCAAGGTTTCCAGCAGCACCTGGGAGACGATGAGCCGGGCATTTTTCTTGTCGTCGGCCGGGACGATGTACCAGGGCGCGAATTTGGTGCTGGTCTGGGCAATGCAGTCTGCATAGGCGCGCTGGTAGTCGCTCCAGTACGTCCGCTCCTGAACGTCGGCCATGCTGAACTTCCAGTTGCGCTGCGGGTCGTCCATGCGCTGGAGCAGGCGGCGGGCCTGCTCGTCGCGGGAGATGTGGAGGAAGATCTTGACGATGCGGGTGCCGTTGCGGTGGAGGTGCTTTTCGTGGTGGTTGATGGAGGTGAAGCGGTGGCGCCAGATTTTCCCGTCGCTGAGCACGTCTTGCGGCAACGGCTCGGCGCGCAGAACTTCAGGATGCACGCGGACGACGAGCACTTCTTCGTAATACGAGCGGTTGAAGATGCCGATGTGCCCGCGCTGCGGCAGGCGGCGGGTAGTGCGCCAGAGAAAGTCGTGCTGGAGCTCTTCGTCGTTGGGCTGCTTGAAGGCGTAGGCGCG
Proteins encoded in this window:
- a CDS encoding DUF72 domain-containing protein — its product is MAPPEPIRIGPAGWSYQDWEGTVYPKGLKRRQHPVAFLAQYFDLIEINTSFYGHIKPGLGRQWSRAAEVNPEFLFTAKLNRAFTHSPVAVVESTSAATIKPNPEDESLAKAGLDSIAAENKLGALLIQFPVSFKNTEENRAYLASLLERFREYPRVVEIRHATWNDQQTLRAFAEQGVGFCNIDQPILGRSLRPTAHVTSPVGYVRLHGRRYDQWFTAERPHDRYDYLYTADELQWWKGRIDQVAEKAEKTFVVTNNHYKGKAAANAVELKRMLGQRPVKAPATLIETYPRLREVVDSETSFLSESS
- a CDS encoding CAP domain-containing protein encodes the protein MSDHPMLRAVQRQALTLCLISALTPLLPASSGPSGEESRVVADLVRLVNQERTRRGLPAVRANDDLARAARDHSTAMADAKQLTHRVSGEPELGARVARTGLRFDSLGENVSRSSEGGDPADNAHQSLMASPPHRANILDARYNAVGIGVVRRGNYVYVTEDFARIYDDMTPAQAEQAVLRTFQRARAAAKRGPARVVTLDRLNEMACAPDVTPQLLITRFATSQTAVVFTIWNTDDLPEPMLTDARRRDLDAVALRACPLQPTPGGNGGFRVVAVFF
- a CDS encoding PspA/IM30 family protein, with translation MALLERVSTLVRANLNDLIDKAEDPEKMIKQVILDMQNQLLQVKTQVAIAIADQHLLEKKAKENEERAADWMRRAELAVDKKQDDLARAALQRSMSYQQMQESFREQIADQKAQVEGLKSALSKLEQKLAEARGKSELLIAQHRRSRVATRANQAQQAATEDKGSTFDRMKHKVLKQEAVAQAHAELLGDNIDDKFARLEREQEIDRLLADLKARRAPQ
- a CDS encoding DUF1648 domain-containing protein, which encodes MKTRYYVFAAVFVLVALASSVVLYSSLPERVPMHWNAQGQVNGYGSRLFAALFVPAIMAAMTLLFAALPWLSPRKFEVNGRANGAVYLQVLLVVLGFLAAIHALILTAATGRHLNMNMAITGAVCGLFAVLGAFLPRLRRNFYVGIRTPWTLASEEVWHATHVFAAKWFIAGGIVGLLLTLIIRNFWAPLVVLMLAGGVPIVHSLVYYKRLEHRGQL
- a CDS encoding SPFH domain-containing protein translates to MELTTGAWTVIALLIFGTFTLMIVLTQLYRKAGPHQALVVYGFRGTRIVSGGGTVIFPMVETCRDLSLELMSFDVAPQQDLYTRQGVAVTVEAVAQIKVKSDKESILTAAEQFLTKPPQEREGLIRLVMEGHLRGIIGQLTVEEIVKQPEMVAERMRSTCADDMNKMGLEVVSFTIKEVRDKNEYITNMGRPDVARIKRDADVAAAEAERDTAIRRALAQREAAIAKAQADQERVLAETISMSKQAQAQRDLEINRAEYQEATRKKQATADKAYEIQANIMQQQVTAEAVRVQQVEKEQQIKVQEAEILRHEKELIASVLKAAEVERARIEQLAAAEKQRLMIEAEGRASATRATGEAEAEIIFKKGEAEARAMNVKAEAYQEYNQAAVVDKLITGLPEVVRAMSSPLANVDKITIVSTGENGAAGAHKITGDMARIAAQVPALFEALSGMQMSELLGKVRQIGDKGPRPGDSGGAKAGA
- a CDS encoding helix-turn-helix transcriptional regulator, with translation MNLGEKIRYLRHVEGTLRGMDREMTQQEVVRAIKRDLGEGLSQSYLSQIESGARPHLTNKSRTLLARFFNVHPGYLVSDPEGYHTELISDLRAIEDKLDMWLINGAERFRKDAEVCQALLAVARHQDSRKCIVLLGAILENPELVDRLLHVLRPERRAKPQKEGDSQ
- a CDS encoding metalloregulator ArsR/SmtB family transcription factor — translated: MHMTQSEQLDATFAALADPTRRAILARLASGAASVQDLARPFEMSQPAISRHLKVLERAGLISAGREAQRRPRRIEARPLAEANQWLENYRELWEARFEKLDALLDEMKPVNKGPKRTLKQKTGRGGADKGEKQ
- a CDS encoding SRPBCC family protein, whose amino-acid sequence is MSNTGNLKVEARGDHEVVFTRTFDAPAALVFDAHTKPELVKRWMLGPEGWTMPVCEIDLRVGGTYRYVWRHPKKGEMGLGGTFREIARPHRIVHTEKFDQPWYPGEAVVTTLFEEQGGKTTMTMVMWLESKEGRDGVLKSGMETGMETSYQRLDAIVAEQLAGKK
- a CDS encoding ADP-polyphosphate phosphotransferase; the encoded protein is MKIKLKDFRARDARIDLAEWPTRVGPHYKSKQDYERILDDHRSRLTEAQARLYAHGRYAVLVIFQGMDAAGKDGAIKHVMSGLNPLGCRAYAFKQPNDEELQHDFLWRTTRRLPQRGHIGIFNRSYYEEVLVVRVHPEVLRAEPLPQDVLSDGKIWRHRFTSINHHEKHLHRNGTRIVKIFLHISRDEQARRLLQRMDDPQRNWKFSMADVQERTYWSDYQRAYADCIAQTSTKFAPWYIVPADDKKNARLIVSQVLLETLAGLDITYPKLDAARRRELQSIRKELTK